From the genome of Platichthys flesus chromosome 10, fPlaFle2.1, whole genome shotgun sequence:
TCTGAGCCGAGCGCCAAACTCCTCATCACCGGTCACCTAACAGTCCGTCAGAGAGCCTGAAAGGTGCTGTTAACTTCACAATAGCTGCTTTTAAAAGCCCAAAGGAGCATCACAGTGATTTTTCCAGCCAGGAGGGGAAATGAAAGGTCAGGTCAGATTGTCCCTTTGTAGCTGCCGTGAGCTTCCTCAATACAGGCAGCCCCCCCTACTTAATTACACCAATCTGTTACATAACACTTTTGTGTTTGCCTGTCTGACTCAAAGTGGACaacagctctgtgtttttctgcgtTCAGCCTCTTGAAAAGAGCTCGCTCTTACCCAGACTCCTCTCCTCTACGTTGCCCTGGAGACAAATAACCGCTGAACATCATCGCTGTGAAAATGCCCCCCCTCGCTAAAAAAGATAtatgtcctccctccctccctccctccgtccctcccacACACCACACTGTCCTCAAGCTGAAGTGGCCCATTAAATATGCACTTCTCTGATTTTCCAGGAGTGAAGAGTGTGCATGGTGCCACTGTGTGAGGTCCAACAGTTCACACCTGACACCATACACCCCGGAACATGTCTCAGCCAAGAGACATTTAACTCTGACGATTTCAAATGTCACTGGATTTGACTTCGGGAAATTGAAGCCATgtcgtgtgtttgttttcttctgcaggGAACCAGAGAGTGTCAGTGAGCAGCCTGCTGGTCTGTCATGGTCTGCTGCTGGTGGGGACCAACCTGGGGGTGACTGTGGCCCTCTCTGTCCCCAGACTGCAGGGGATCCCCAAGGTCACAGGTAACACCGAGACATCAGCGTGTCACTATTTCAAATGTAAACTTAAATACCTATTTAACACCAGATTTAGAAGTTATGTCACAATTTAAATACGAATCTCGCTCAGTTAACAAACGGATTTGCCTTTACAAAGGTTTTCCAAAAGAGGAAACCAGAGAATGTCTGGGGGTTTTTCATTTTTCgtaacaataacattttacCTGGTGAAAACCTATTGACTTAATCATCATAGTTTTATACAGCGTGGCGATATAATGACCTTAAAATAATGTATCCACCAGAGGAGATGCCTTTAGGAgtctgtgttttgctgttttgcttGAGATCTCTGAAGAAGCAGTTATATGTTCTCTCATTACTCATGTTAGGTGAGGCTGATTGTATTTTATGGTTATTGGCACAAAATTAGCAATTCAAACATATACTAAAGTTGCAGATTATTCATTTCACTTCCCAGACATTCTTATTAATTAACAATAAGCAAAGTGTGTGAAAGAAGCAGGACGAGCACTGACGTGTCTGTGCTCGTCCTCAGGTCGGGGCATGGTGTCCTTCCACGCTCACAGCGGAGCAGTGAAGTTCCTCACCGTGGCTGCTGCGGTCTGCAATCGATCCACGGGCCCGgcctcccccgccccccccgccccagtCCAGCCAGCAGAGGATGCGGAGAACACCCCCCCGACGCCGGATGCAGCGCCGACTCCTCCTCAGGGACGAGGCGTGTGGCTGGGAGAGGCGGGCTGCACCGCCATGGCTCTCCGGGACTCtgcgtcctcctcgtcctgcgGCTCCCTCGCCCCGTCCCAGGGCTCGCTGGAGCACGGGCCGGAGGACGGGGCCCTGTACGACGTGCTCCACGACCCGGCTCACATGCGGAGGGGGCGCCGCTCCAGCAAGGTGGACGTCAGCTCGCTGCTGGTGGTGTCCGGGGGGCTGGGCCACCGCAGGGTGAACAAAAAGACCAAACCGTCTCGCCATGAGGACACAACCTCCACTATCATGATCTGGCAGATTCCTTTACTCCACATGTGAAACCAGAAACTCCTTGACGGGTCAGTACAGCAGCATTTGATCAGTTACAAGTTGAAACTATGTCGTGTGCATCCCTCTCACCAGCGTTTCTATATTTTCTTGGTTTTTCAGGTTTTTCGGCTCCACAGAACTCTCCCTGTGGGACGTGGTGTTACACTTCACAGAAAATCACAATTAAACGTGTTATTTAAAGCAGAACTGCATCGGGAACTCTGCATCATCGTCTCGTGCCATAAAACACAAAGGAATCGATAAAACCACTCAAACCATTACGCTCGATACAAACACCATCCTGCAGACAAGTCGAAGGATACTCTCCACTTGTTGAGgatgtattaaaaaaacaaaaacactacaaGGTCTTTTCATTTCACCCTCTGATAAAGGTGTTCTGTAACATGGCTAATACATTCCATTGCTCCCCAGTGTTTGTGCCACACAGTTGACTGCAGTGTTTATACCAGTGTTGAAAAGGAAACGGGAATCGATCGACGACACGGTCCCGCTCCAAAGGCTCGTGAGGAAACAGCCGAGCTTGGAAAGTGTTACATGGAAGTTTCTCGTACGATAATTAGGATCAGGACTTCAGATCGTCAGTCAAGGCTCGAGTTGTGAATGTGACGTGTTCCAGCTCAGATTCACATAAGCAGCAGATCCGGGGTCAGAGGAAGTTTTTATATATGGAAtcagatgcttttttttttttttttaccattgaaGCTGCCACTATACTGTAAACAGAGCAGAGAAAGGGATATAGAGAAAAAAGGTGAAGTATGGATGACTGAATTAGTTTGAGAGGGTCTGAGGAGAATCCCTGGCTGGCCAGGTTTCTGTTCATAAAGGGAAGAAAAGAGTCTTTATCACCACAAGAGAGTTTGTTGTTTCCCCCTAATGCATATTTGTTTCTCGCATAAGGATATTTttaaaaaggatgaaaaagcttTATACTGTGTCATAatttgtctgtatgtctgttATGTGCATTAACAAATCcataaacattgttttattgAGCAAACTTGTGTATTCCATGAGTTTTTTATTGAGAATTTCCTCTTTTTTGTGATTATACTCTTCCTGTCGTGTCGGTTACATTTTCAGGGAAACACATGTCGGCCTTGTGGAAGCTTTTCCCCAGTTTTGGAATCGTTGAAGCCAAACAAAGTACAGATTAGAAACAAACAGATCTGTATCATACTCAGGTGGAGATAAAAGAAGGAGGCAAtggtgtgtttcttttttttttccaatcttgTACTTCTCCTCTGCGCCGACTGTGTGCAGCCATCAGTACATGCCGGGACTAGCAATGTGCCTGAGGGGCTGCAGGAGCTGAGCCTGATGCAGCTCTTCCGGGATTCTGCTGCTCGTTTCTCCCACTGCCGAGCAGAGAGGGTCAAGACATTCTGCCTCTTCTGAGGCTCACGCCCACTCGTGCACCAGCAGCTTTCACTATCGTGTCAGCTCTAGCAAAAATAGGCAAGATGACTCTCATGGTCGGAGGTTTTTATTGAAAGCTGCAATCCGCAGCACCTGAGGATGATTCCTGAATATCATCTCATCTGATTTTTACCAACTTGAACTTGAGATCGTGTTTAACTCCTGTAACTGAATACTGTCTTGTATTTATTAACTAGAAGTAAAACATGGCCACACCTCAGTCTCAGTGTGAGTAAGTAACCGGGTTATCAGTGCGTCTGGCTGGGTGTTGACACTGCTCACATATCAAGACAGTGCTGTGTCGTGAAGTCCTTTTGTTATCCCTTTGACCCTGATGTTTCCATGGAGACACttgcatgctgtgtgtgtgtgtgtgtgtgtctttgttctcAGAATATCTGGCATTAAACCCTCCCAGCTGAAAGCTGTCTAATCTCACAGGGCCGATAGTTGTGCGATGCCCTCGTGGTGGCTCCCgtctatttttgtatttgaaggCCAGTTGCTAAGACGCCACACAGTCTCCAAGGAGGAGAGCTTGTGGCCCCCGGGATTTACCCAAAAAGAAAATTGTGCTCCTGCAGTTGCTGCTCTTTGATGATGCCCCTTGTCACACGATGAGTGTGTTGACGTCTCACACATTTCGATTGACTCAGACTGTGTCTCTCATTGAACTCCGATATAAAAAGTGTTGCATCATCAGCAGATGGAAAATGTGAATTTTACTTCCAGAACATTGTGAAGTTTTGTTGTTAAACCTCCCTCCCTGtgtacacatttatttattacctccaccaaggaggtaatgttttcatcagtgtatTTGTTCGTTTGTTACcatgattatgcaaaaactaccaCAAGGATTACTATATAACATGGTGGAAGGCTGCGGAAGAATCCATACAATTTTGTTGTGGGTTGTAAACGGGATGGATCCAGAGTTTTATTTTCCACTTAATATTGTAAGATGTGGTGTTTTATATgccatttttgttgatttcgCAAAAATGTTGAATATCACATTAGGGGACcaatatttgtgagtgtgtgtaatatTCCACCGGTCAATACTCTTTGGGGGTTATTTTAAGTGTAGGGTCACACTTTTTTGTGAGTCTTATGTTGGGGTTGCTGTACCAGTGTGTCCACAGGCATgaggggagaaagggaggggggagggagggaggggtgtcCCACATATTTAAATCCCCATGGGGACCCACCCTCCTGCTGCCGCACGTCCTGGTACCCAGCTCAGGGATGATGCGTAAAGGATGATGGGTAACGGAATGTCGCATCTCTTGGATACGACCGGAGCGCGCGCACACGACAGATTGAGCCTCGTGCCTGCCTGAGTGTAGGGTTAATGCCGACTGTAGTGGGCGTGGCTTAGATCAATAATAACCGCCTCACTGTAGTGAACTGtaaaagaacagagagagagagagagagagaaagagagagagaggactcaGCGGGAACTCaccacactgacactgactgtgctcagcagcttcacaccgGAGGAGCTCACCGATCAGAGGAGGTGCGACCTGGAATGACTGGTTGATCGTCCCCTCCGTCCTCcctacctcttcctcctccttctcctcctcttcctcctgctgccgcCGCCCGGGCAGACACCTCAGTGCGGGTCGGGAGCGGACAGAACCAGGAGGCGGCGCAGTGTGGATACAAAGCGCTGATCGGAGGGACAAAGCGGCTGGAAATTGTCGGGAGAAGTGAACCAGTGGAGCCACAGGAGAGTCTGCTTCATCGGGACTTACGTCACTGAGCCGTGGGGAGCGAGCggcggcagagagagagagagacacgctgctgctgtttattcaGAACCGCAGGTAGGTCACATTTAACGGGAGCTGATCTCACATCCTTATATATAGATTATAATGAGGTTACCACACCTCGGACTCCCGCAGGACTCCACTGGGAGGCCTGATTTATCATGTGTCCATGGACTCGGTCTGCGGGATGTCTCTCAGGAGTTACCGATACAACGCAATCCTCCTTTTACTCTTCATATTAGAGATGAATTCCTCCATCGGCGCAACACCCTGTGCGCATGCGCCCTGGGCGTCTCCAGATTACCACGAATAACGGACAGACAGTGTTGCACATACGTCGAGCACTTTAAGATCAGAGCTACGCGTTGGAGTGTCTTTGATTTCATGTGCGATCTGCAGATGTTGCACCCAAAAACCTCCACGTATAGGTTGACATGATGCCACATTACTGTAGTGGTGAGTTGTAGCGCAAACCTGGCCAGAGCTGGAGAGCAAAGtaatattttcctttaaaacccACTGGTTCCTAGCTTTTTTTTACTGGAGAAATAGCGCCCCTCAGAGATCTAAGgccattttatttatacagcagaTTCCATACACAGAGGTAGATTGAAGGTGCTGTACATTgaacacagcacagagacagaatggaaagaaaaatctattaaaaaGCAGAAAGCAGAGTTTAGAATAAGTAAAAGACGTTAAGAGGTCAAAGAAATACCAAGGACAAAATCTgagtttgtatttaaaaaaaagttgaagaactaaaatatattaaaaaaaaatagatgtcaaataataaaataaattaaaaaaaatagagtAGAAACACAATGATGGCTTGACCTTTGTAAAAATAGTTGAAGGCACTAACATTTTTCAGTCTTGGACTTAAAGCTGCTCCTCCATGTTTTGACTGGTCCCTGCGTGCCACTAGAAAACCACTATCCAGTGATCTAAAGAGTCCCACAGGGTTGCATTGCATTATCATGTCTGTTGTGTTATATTTAGGGGAAGCTGCATTTAAGAGATTTTGAAAAGAGCAGTTCAACTTTGAATTGTATCCTGTGCTTGTCTTTTTAGATTTGCTTCAAACTCTTGCATCAGAATTTTGGATGAGTTGTAAGATGATTGTCTTTTCAGGAACTCCTGTTAAAAGTCCACCATCGTCAATTCTACtggaaataaatgtgtgaatCTTTTTTCTCGCTTTAGTAAAATCCTctccttgtttttcctccatgCAGGTGAAGAGTTTTTCTCTCCAGTCATCATGATCGGCGTAGACAACGTCTCCTGTCACCAGTGAGGACGTCAACATGAACGAGGCCCACAGGCAAGGCGGAGGGGCCATCGCCGTAGAGGCCGACGTCATCCTCCACGTCGCGAACCCTGACCTCATCAGGCCGGCCAACAGGGATGGAAGTTTATATCCGGGTCACGTCCAGGCATTCCTGCCGGAGGACAAGGACTTCAGCCCTACTCCGGTGTTTGAGAAGGAGTACCTGTTGGACGGAAGGCTGATGGAGAATAAGTACATCGATCATCAGAAAGGAAACGGCTCATACAACTCCAGAGCTGATCAGTGCCACCTCTCCAATGTTAAGAGGGCTCTGGATCTCCCTCTTCATACTGACTCTGTGTCCAATCATGTTTCTGACACGCTGCAAAACTGTTCAAGTAATGAAATGTACAACGGCGCCACAGCCAAAGTATGCCTGTCTGATCGAGGCCAAGAGGAAACTGATCGCTCAGGGCTAAAATCAAACCTCGAACAGGCAGCTGAAAATCCAGCAGCTAAAGAAAAGCCTGATCTAGTCATCGAAGTTGGCGGGCAAACGATCAGCGCTCACAAATCTGTCCTTGCAGAGAAGAGCGACTACTTTAAGGCGCGGCTGTCACGAGACATCCTCAAGGTAAAGGGAATGAGCTACAAGACATTGTCTACGTTGATAGACTACATTTACACCTCCAAGGTGAATGTGAGCAAGGACAATGTTGTCGAGGTCATCACAGGTGCTAAAATCCTCCAGATCCCCTGCGCTGTCCAGGCCGCCATGGACTCCATGTCGGAACAAATCACTGCAGAGAACTGCTACGAGATTCTTACCATTGCCAAAAAGCAGCGTCTGAACGAGCTGAAGGAGACGGCCTACGGCTACATGAGCGACAATTTCCTTAAGGTCCTCAAAGACCCCGCCGCGTACGGGCGTTTGACCGGATCGGAGCGGGACCTGATCCTGAGGAAGAGAATGGAAGGGAGGAATACGCTGATGGTCGCAGAGATAAACGATGTGTTTGATCGAGTCGGGAGCAGGCCGCAGAGTCGTTGCGGCAGCCGGCCACAGAGCCCCTTGTCAGAGGGGTCTTTAGAGGATAACCATATGATTTACTTCTTTAACGAAACGGCAAATGACTGGAGACCTTTGACGGCGATGCCTGAGGACTTAAACACTAAAGGGTGTGGGATGTGCACCTTGTACAACTACCTGTTTGTGGCAGGGGGGATCAAGGGCTACGGTGACAAAGGCAAAGTGTCGGACAAAGTTTTCTGTTACAACCCCATAACCAACCGCTGGGCTGAGGTCAGACCTATGAACCAGGCTCGAGCCCAGCTCAAGCTCGTGTCCATGGACGGCCACTTGTATGCCATCGGAGGGgaatgtttgtttacagtggAAAAATACGACCCTCGCATGGACCGCTGGACTACCGTGGCCCCTTTGCCCAAGGGAGCCTTTGCCGTGGCCCACGAAGCCACCACCTGCAGCGGAGAACTCTACGTCTCAGGGGGCTCCCTCTTCTACCGCCTCGTCAAGTACGACCCCAAGAGGGACGAGTGGCAGGAGTGCCCCTTCAACAACAGCAGGAAGAAGTCCACCGACATGGTGGCGTTCAAGAGCTTCATCTACCGCTTCGACGTCAACCGCGAGCAGGGCATCACCGTCTTCAAGTACAACACCATAGTGAAAATGTGGCACGACTGCGCCTCGCAGAGGCTCGGGAGCCACTTGCCGTTCAGGTGCGCCGTCATCGGGAACTGCATCTACTGCGTGAACAAATCCCAGACGCTTCAGTTCgtagtggaggaggagggcggcTACTTTGTGGAGGAGGCGCTGAGGGCACCTCTGGAGGCGAAGGGCgttctttttccttttgtgcTCACGTTGCCTGAAAAGCCTGAAAAAGTGAcatagtgtgtgcgtgtgtcctcCAGAATAAAACATTATACCTGGCAAAAATAGAATAAGCAGAAGACATTATACACACTCTTCAGTGTCAGCTTCTGTCCTTGTGTCTCGATGGCTGCTTTGcaatggaatgtgtgtgtttgcatggcaATTTAACAGGTTTGCGCCttaaaaggaaacattttatttgtcagtGTTGAATGACTGAATGAAACCATATTTGTATCTGACTGTAAATAATGACATCATGAAAGTGACTGTAGATTTTTTCGTGTATCTCCTGTggtcagttttgttttggtgcaATGTAGAATAGACTTAGAACATATTAACTAGTTTACTGGTGACTTTGGTAACAAAAAGTGGTTTTGCTTGAGATTCTATTGTTATAACAAAAAACGATGGAAGCAGTTATAGTGCGCTTTATGAATGATGTAAGGCAGGTTCTATGCAAATGAAACAGAATATATGGAGGGTCTGCTGATCATGGTTACTAGGAGCGGATTTGACTGGAACGAGTACGATGTTTTGCCTTTTATTCATCCTGTGAAATATTCTCACATAATATagagtgaaaaacaagaaaCTGCTGTATTCATCTTCTAAACTGAACATATATGCTTGCTGgtgaagcatttttttttacctttcatgAATTCAGGCGACGTCCACACAAAGCAAATTTGTATTTTCATCTCCTTCAAGTTGAAGCTTTAGATTTTGCATCACAAATCAGAAACTGACAAAGTACACGGTATTCTTCTTATAGTGCCTCTTCCCGGAAGTAACGTTTCCTGCATTTAGCACATTTGCCAAAGATAAACAATAATTATTTAAGGCTATAACAAACCTGCATAAATCCAACCCACAAACAGTATAATGTATTTTCACATCAATTGTTTTTGGTAAGATCTTAATAAAGGACGCACTTCTCACCACAGTCGAAAAGTATAACAACAGTAGTTCAACTGGAGGAG
Proteins encoded in this window:
- the LOC133962238 gene encoding kelch repeat and BTB domain-containing protein 11 codes for the protein MNEAHRQGGGAIAVEADVILHVANPDLIRPANRDGSLYPGHVQAFLPEDKDFSPTPVFEKEYLLDGRLMENKYIDHQKGNGSYNSRADQCHLSNVKRALDLPLHTDSVSNHVSDTLQNCSSNEMYNGATAKVCLSDRGQEETDRSGLKSNLEQAAENPAAKEKPDLVIEVGGQTISAHKSVLAEKSDYFKARLSRDILKVKGMSYKTLSTLIDYIYTSKVNVSKDNVVEVITGAKILQIPCAVQAAMDSMSEQITAENCYEILTIAKKQRLNELKETAYGYMSDNFLKVLKDPAAYGRLTGSERDLILRKRMEGRNTLMVAEINDVFDRVGSRPQSRCGSRPQSPLSEGSLEDNHMIYFFNETANDWRPLTAMPEDLNTKGCGMCTLYNYLFVAGGIKGYGDKGKVSDKVFCYNPITNRWAEVRPMNQARAQLKLVSMDGHLYAIGGECLFTVEKYDPRMDRWTTVAPLPKGAFAVAHEATTCSGELYVSGGSLFYRLVKYDPKRDEWQECPFNNSRKKSTDMVAFKSFIYRFDVNREQGITVFKYNTIVKMWHDCASQRLGSHLPFRCAVIGNCIYCVNKSQTLQFVVEEEGGYFVEEALRAPLEAKGVLFPFVLTLPEKPEKVT